The following proteins are encoded in a genomic region of Ornithinibacillus sp. 4-3:
- the proB gene encoding glutamate 5-kinase — translation MAKKRIVVKIGSSSLTNDKGEIDLNKFTDHVQALANLHADKHDIVVVSSGAVAAGFKKLGYSSRPVTIKGKQAAAAVGQSLLVQSYIEHFSKYDIVPAQILLTRGDFLDRDRYRNAFATITELLDRGLIPIINENDTVAIDELTFGDNDMLSALVSGFIHADQLIILTDINGLYTANPNTDPTAQKIDFLEGITDEMMKAAGDSGSKVGTGGMKSKLLAAKRATSLGVSVFIGQGEGPDKLKIILEGEGDGTYIASHTEGAINTKRQWIALHSESVGKLYIDPGAEEAIMFKGKSLLPAGIFKVSGTFQKGEVVEVHGMNGLLGKGEVSCSSDEVMKKIMSRNQEEAIENCVLSGEVIHRDRWVKKINA, via the coding sequence TTGGCTAAGAAAAGAATTGTAGTGAAAATCGGAAGTAGTTCATTGACGAATGATAAAGGAGAAATTGATCTAAATAAATTTACGGATCATGTGCAAGCTTTAGCAAACCTCCATGCAGATAAACACGATATTGTCGTTGTATCGTCAGGTGCAGTTGCAGCTGGATTTAAGAAATTGGGCTATAGCTCACGTCCTGTTACTATAAAAGGGAAGCAAGCAGCTGCAGCAGTAGGGCAGAGCCTATTAGTCCAGTCTTATATTGAGCATTTTTCTAAATATGATATTGTACCAGCACAGATTTTATTAACAAGAGGAGATTTCTTAGATCGTGATCGGTATCGCAATGCATTTGCTACTATAACAGAGCTTCTAGATCGAGGCTTGATACCGATTATTAATGAAAACGATACGGTTGCAATTGATGAGTTGACATTTGGTGATAACGATATGCTTTCAGCTTTGGTAAGTGGTTTCATTCATGCAGATCAATTAATTATTTTAACTGATATTAATGGATTATATACTGCAAACCCAAATACAGATCCCACTGCCCAGAAAATTGATTTTCTAGAAGGAATCACAGATGAAATGATGAAAGCTGCGGGAGATTCAGGCTCTAAAGTAGGAACTGGGGGAATGAAATCCAAGCTTCTTGCTGCAAAACGAGCAACTTCCTTAGGTGTATCTGTATTTATTGGGCAAGGGGAAGGACCGGATAAATTAAAAATTATCCTTGAAGGGGAAGGGGACGGAACCTATATTGCTAGTCACACAGAGGGAGCTATTAATACGAAGCGTCAGTGGATTGCCCTTCATTCTGAAAGTGTAGGGAAGCTGTATATAGATCCAGGTGCTGAAGAAGCGATTATGTTTAAAGGGAAAAGTTTGTTACCAGCGGGAATTTTCAAAGTGTCTGGTACCTTCCAAAAAGGAGAAGTAGTTGAAGTACACGGAATGAATGGATTACTTGGAAAAGGAGAAGTAAGCTGTTCGTCAGATGAAGTTATGAAAAAAATTATGAGTAGAAACCAGGAAGAGGCAATAGAGAACTGCGTCTTATCTGGAGAAGTGATTCACCGAGATCGTTGGGTCAAAAAAATTAATGCTTAG
- a CDS encoding glutamate-5-semialdehyde dehydrogenase, with protein MSEVLQKGKIAKETSYQLVNITTEEKNQALQNIAKQLLIDIESILQANKIDLLEGKEKGLTDAFLDRIMLDKKRIQDMHDAIGQLVTLVDPVGEILETIEKENGIHVQKKRVPIGVVGMIYEARPNVTIDAATLALKTGNAIILRGSSSAKHSNIALVSSIHRALEQSKIPADAVQLIEDTSRETAKELFCLEEYLDVLIPRGGSQLIKTVVRESTVPVIETGAGNCHLFIDHSADYQMAENIVLNAKLQRPSVCNAIESLLIESGWFVANGERLLNKLQEKGVSIYGDEKVRQVCPNAFEATEDDWEKEYLGLSISVKVVETCKEAVEHINNYGTKHSEAIVTEDKENAKFFLQNVDAAAVYHNVSTRFTDGFEFGYGAEIGISTQKLHARGPMGLPALTSSKFFITGEGQIRN; from the coding sequence ATGAGTGAAGTATTGCAAAAAGGAAAAATTGCAAAAGAAACTAGTTATCAATTAGTAAACATAACGACCGAGGAAAAAAATCAAGCCTTACAGAATATAGCCAAACAATTATTAATAGACATAGAAAGTATTTTACAAGCAAATAAAATAGATTTGTTAGAAGGAAAAGAGAAAGGGCTAACAGATGCATTTTTAGATCGAATTATGCTAGATAAAAAACGTATTCAAGATATGCATGATGCCATTGGGCAGCTAGTTACATTAGTGGATCCAGTTGGAGAAATCTTAGAAACTATTGAAAAAGAAAATGGAATTCATGTACAAAAAAAACGTGTGCCTATTGGTGTAGTTGGCATGATTTATGAGGCAAGACCGAATGTAACGATAGATGCTGCGACATTAGCATTAAAAACAGGAAATGCGATTATTTTACGTGGTAGCTCATCAGCAAAACATTCAAATATAGCATTAGTATCATCTATTCATCGCGCATTAGAACAAAGTAAGATACCTGCAGATGCAGTGCAATTAATTGAAGATACGAGTAGAGAAACAGCGAAAGAATTATTTTGTTTAGAGGAATATTTAGATGTATTAATTCCGCGTGGAGGAAGTCAATTAATTAAAACAGTAGTACGAGAATCTACTGTTCCTGTTATTGAGACTGGTGCTGGGAATTGTCATTTGTTTATTGATCATTCAGCCGACTATCAAATGGCAGAAAACATTGTATTAAATGCTAAGCTTCAGCGTCCATCGGTTTGTAATGCAATAGAATCCCTTCTAATCGAATCAGGTTGGTTTGTAGCTAATGGGGAACGTTTACTTAATAAATTACAGGAAAAAGGCGTATCTATTTATGGAGATGAAAAAGTGCGTCAAGTATGTCCAAATGCATTTGAAGCTACAGAGGATGATTGGGAAAAAGAATATTTAGGCTTATCTATTAGCGTGAAAGTTGTGGAAACTTGCAAAGAAGCTGTGGAGCATATTAATAACTATGGAACAAAGCATTCAGAAGCTATTGTGACAGAAGATAAGGAGAATGCGAAATTCTTTTTACAAAATGTAGATGCTGCCGCAGTGTATCATAATGTATCAACTCGATTTACAGATGGCTTTGAATTTGGTTATGGTGCAGAAATAGGAATCAGTACACAAAAATTGCATGCAAGAGGTCCAATGGGATTGCCTGCATTAACTTCTAGTAAATTTTTTATTACTGGTGAAGGACAAATTAGAAATTAA
- a CDS encoding 5-methyltetrahydropteroyltriglutamate--homocysteine S-methyltransferase: protein MTKIPFRADHVGSLLRPERIHQARKDVKEGNLSAEELYIIETEEITKIVDKQIEVGLQAVTDGEFRRRFWHTDFLEHLNGIEGYVPDEGYQFAGGEETERYNVRNVGKVSFNPDHPHVKDFKLFNEIVGGRAVAKQTIPSPNQLFNAGIIDESIYPDIEEYANDVIQAYKDALQAFYDAGCRYLQLDDVYIAGLSSPDIPFNDGKYDRDYLIDLALRVINRVLDDKPEDLYITTHLCRGNYRSNYAFSGSYDLIAPTLLAKEKVDGFFLEYDDERAGTFEPLKHVPKVGPRVVLGVFTSKHGELEDKDEIIARIKEASNYIPFEQICISPQCGFASTHHGNKLTEEDQWKKLKYIVDIANEVWS, encoded by the coding sequence ATGACTAAAATTCCATTTCGCGCAGACCATGTAGGAAGTTTACTACGCCCTGAAAGAATCCATCAAGCAAGAAAAGATGTTAAGGAAGGAAATCTTTCAGCAGAAGAATTATACATTATTGAAACAGAAGAAATTACAAAAATTGTAGACAAGCAAATTGAAGTTGGTTTACAAGCGGTTACAGATGGGGAATTCAGAAGAAGATTCTGGCATACAGACTTTTTGGAGCATCTAAATGGTATTGAAGGATATGTTCCAGACGAAGGTTACCAATTCGCTGGTGGTGAAGAAACAGAAAGATATAACGTTCGCAACGTTGGTAAGGTTTCATTTAATCCTGATCATCCACATGTTAAGGATTTCAAATTATTTAATGAGATTGTTGGTGGACGTGCTGTTGCTAAACAAACAATTCCAAGCCCAAACCAGCTATTTAATGCAGGTATTATTGATGAATCTATCTATCCAGATATCGAAGAATATGCAAATGATGTGATACAAGCATATAAAGATGCACTCCAAGCATTTTACGATGCAGGATGCCGCTATCTACAATTAGATGATGTATATATCGCAGGTCTCTCTTCTCCTGACATTCCATTTAACGATGGAAAATATGATAGAGATTATTTAATTGATTTAGCACTTCGCGTTATCAATAGAGTGCTTGATGATAAACCAGAAGATTTATATATTACAACACATCTTTGCCGTGGTAATTACCGTTCTAACTATGCATTCTCAGGAAGCTATGATCTCATTGCACCTACCCTACTTGCTAAAGAAAAAGTAGATGGCTTCTTCTTAGAATATGATGATGAGCGCGCTGGAACATTTGAACCTTTAAAACATGTACCAAAAGTTGGTCCTAGAGTAGTACTTGGTGTATTCACATCTAAACATGGAGAGCTTGAGGATAAGGATGAGATTATTGCTCGCATTAAGGAAGCTTCTAATTATATTCCATTTGAGCAAATCTGTATTAGTCCACAATGTGGATTTGCATCTACACACCATGGAAATAAATTAACAGAAGAAGATCAGTGGAAGAAATTAAAATATATTGTTGATATTGCCAACGAAGTTTGGAGTTAA
- a CDS encoding methionine biosynthesis PLP-dependent protein, with amino-acid sequence MTNIETKLVQIGNKSDDKTGAINPPIYLSTAYEHKGIGLSTGYDYTRTKNPTRTILEEGIASLESGDAGFACSSGMAAIQLVLTLFHSGDELIAIEDIYGGTFRIFDQYRDAYNIHTTYSTFTDLTETEALINENTKALFIESPTNPIMHEIDIEAANKLAKKHNLLLIVDNTFLTPYIQRPIELGADIVIHSATKYIGGHNDVLGGLVVSKGKELSEKLAMFHNTAGAVLSPFDSWLMIRGLKTLHLRMKQHDANAKEVAKYLESEPEIVTDVLYAGKGGMLSFRLKKTEWVDPFLQNIQLITFAESLGGVESFITYPTTQTHADMPVEERERRGICDRLLRFSVGVEEAADIIADLKQVFNKIKNI; translated from the coding sequence ATGACAAACATAGAAACCAAATTAGTTCAAATTGGAAACAAAAGCGACGATAAAACAGGCGCCATCAATCCGCCCATTTATTTATCCACTGCTTATGAACACAAAGGCATTGGACTATCTACAGGCTACGATTATACTCGTACGAAAAACCCTACCCGTACAATTTTAGAAGAAGGTATTGCAAGCCTTGAATCTGGTGATGCAGGATTTGCCTGTAGTTCCGGAATGGCTGCTATTCAACTTGTATTAACTTTATTTCACTCTGGTGATGAGTTAATTGCAATTGAAGATATTTATGGTGGTACATTCCGTATTTTCGATCAATATAGGGATGCATATAACATTCATACAACTTATTCTACATTTACAGATTTAACAGAAACCGAAGCATTGATTAATGAAAATACAAAGGCATTATTTATCGAATCTCCTACAAATCCAATCATGCATGAAATCGATATTGAAGCGGCTAATAAATTAGCTAAAAAACATAATCTCTTACTCATTGTTGACAATACTTTTTTAACTCCTTATATCCAGCGTCCAATTGAATTGGGGGCAGATATTGTAATCCATAGCGCTACAAAATATATTGGTGGCCATAATGATGTGCTTGGAGGATTAGTCGTATCTAAAGGGAAAGAGCTTTCCGAAAAGCTCGCTATGTTCCATAACACAGCTGGTGCTGTATTGTCTCCATTCGATTCATGGTTAATGATACGCGGTTTAAAAACGCTTCATCTTCGCATGAAACAACATGATGCAAATGCGAAGGAAGTTGCTAAATATCTAGAATCAGAACCAGAAATTGTTACAGATGTTTTATATGCTGGAAAAGGTGGAATGTTATCCTTTCGTTTGAAGAAAACAGAATGGGTGGATCCTTTTTTACAGAATATCCAGCTGATAACATTTGCAGAAAGTCTTGGTGGTGTAGAAAGTTTCATTACATATCCAACGACACAAACACATGCAGATATGCCAGTTGAAGAAAGAGAACGTCGTGGTATTTGTGATCGTTTACTTCGTTTTTCAGTTGGCGTAGAAGAAGCAGCCGACATCATTGCAGATCTAAAACAAGTATTTAATAAAATTAAAAATATTTAA
- a CDS encoding fumarylacetoacetate hydrolase family protein translates to MKLVSYKAKANQSSARMGFIVENKVVDLQESYRLAMFAEENLSAIEEIDKELPACPNAFYRIGQPAFDKAKAAYEYSLQVDKSDVISLDREKVTLETPIPEPRKIICIGRNYIEHAAEMESDVPEFPVLFTKYATSLIGPEDAIEKTPQTEKLDYEVELCIVVGKEAREVKKEDAFAYIAGYTIGNDTTARDLQKRTPQWLQGKAIDRTSPIGPWVVSADELSDPANLNVRSYVNGEKRQDSNTNKLIFDVPFLMEFISHLVTLEPGDIIMTGTPDGVGVAMKPPQFLQAGDIVTLEIENIGTLENKVIDRP, encoded by the coding sequence ATGAAGCTTGTTAGTTATAAGGCAAAAGCAAACCAAAGCTCAGCTCGTATGGGGTTTATCGTAGAAAACAAAGTAGTTGACCTTCAGGAAAGCTATCGTCTAGCGATGTTTGCAGAAGAGAATTTATCAGCAATAGAAGAAATTGACAAGGAATTACCAGCATGTCCCAATGCTTTTTATCGAATTGGACAGCCAGCTTTTGATAAAGCAAAAGCTGCTTATGAATATTCTTTACAGGTAGATAAATCAGATGTTATTTCACTAGATAGAGAAAAAGTAACTTTAGAAACACCAATTCCTGAACCACGTAAAATTATCTGTATCGGGCGAAATTATATTGAACATGCCGCAGAAATGGAAAGTGATGTACCGGAATTTCCAGTATTATTTACAAAATACGCTACATCCTTAATTGGACCTGAAGATGCTATTGAAAAAACACCACAAACAGAAAAATTAGATTATGAAGTAGAATTATGTATTGTAGTTGGAAAAGAAGCAAGAGAAGTGAAGAAAGAAGATGCTTTTGCTTATATTGCTGGATATACCATTGGAAATGACACAACTGCTCGTGATTTACAAAAGCGTACACCACAATGGTTACAAGGAAAAGCAATTGACCGTACTTCACCGATTGGTCCATGGGTAGTTAGCGCAGATGAATTATCTGATCCTGCTAATTTAAATGTTCGTTCTTATGTAAATGGTGAGAAGCGTCAAGATTCAAATACGAATAAACTTATTTTTGATGTGCCATTTTTAATGGAATTCATCTCACATTTAGTAACATTAGAGCCTGGAGATATTATTATGACAGGTACTCCAGATGGGGTAGGAGTAGCTATGAAGCCACCTCAATTCCTCCAAGCTGGAGACATAGTTACACTAGAAATAGAAAATATTGGAACATTAGAAAATAAAGTGATTGATCGTCCATAA
- a CDS encoding lysophospholipid acyltransferase family protein — MIYYIAAYLLKIILTIFRPLKVHQKEKLPQDGGYIIACTHTGWVDILWLGVSILPTKINYMAKVELFQKPALKWLMGKLKAFPVNRENPGPSSIKIPRKLLKDGEIVGIFPSGTRTTEEVPLKKGAVTIATHSKAPIVPAAYVGPNNFSDLFKFRKPHLIFGDPITLDPDLPKKEAIDKMMDDLNKALIDLQNRIK, encoded by the coding sequence ATGATTTACTACATTGCAGCATATTTATTAAAAATTATTTTAACTATTTTTAGACCATTAAAAGTACATCAAAAAGAAAAGCTACCACAGGATGGCGGCTATATCATTGCTTGTACACATACAGGTTGGGTGGATATTTTATGGTTAGGTGTCTCAATTTTACCAACCAAAATTAACTACATGGCAAAAGTTGAGTTATTCCAAAAGCCTGCGCTTAAATGGTTAATGGGGAAATTAAAGGCTTTTCCAGTCAATCGTGAAAATCCAGGACCAAGCTCTATTAAAATCCCACGTAAATTATTAAAAGATGGAGAAATCGTCGGGATTTTCCCAAGTGGTACAAGAACAACAGAGGAAGTTCCATTAAAAAAAGGTGCCGTTACCATTGCAACACATTCCAAAGCTCCAATTGTTCCAGCAGCATATGTTGGACCAAATAACTTTAGTGACTTATTTAAATTTAGAAAACCACATCTTATTTTTGGAGACCCGATCACACTTGATCCTGACCTTCCTAAAAAAGAAGCTATTGATAAAATGATGGACGATCTAAACAAAGCATTAATTGATTTACAAAATCGCATTAAATAA
- a CDS encoding MDR family MFS transporter — MDKIPIQQRSTRSKLPIVLVLIAGSFLSLLNQTLLLTATPQIMLDLDLTENTVQWLTTVFMLVNGIMIPITAFLMETFTTRKLFMTSMCVFFIGTVICAIALNFPILMFGRIIQAIGAGILMPLMMTVLIMIFPIERRGTIMGTVGLVISFAPALAPVIAGWLIEFIHWRFLFLIVLPLVIIDIIFAYFVLKNVITRTFPKVDFISIALSTIGFGGLLFGFSTIGSNEQFNYVTFGVIILGFISLGFFIRRQFILKQPVLEFRVFQNKTFRITTVIGMVGFMGLISSETILPIYMQNMASFTALDAGMMMLPGALLMGFLSPIVGRIFDHIGARWLLIIGLGITTITTLLFTNLSADTTLTYLTVVFTIRMLGLSMILMPATTAGINQLPRHLIPHGTAMNNTMRQVGASIGTALLVSMMTSRFIIGDVAESNTEAFIHGVNVSFYAATAITFIAFILAFFVRDREKHRVKQVMRKAVGEE, encoded by the coding sequence TTGGACAAGATTCCAATCCAACAACGTTCTACACGAAGTAAATTACCAATTGTTCTCGTACTTATAGCAGGTTCTTTCTTGTCTTTGTTAAATCAGACCCTTTTACTGACCGCTACACCTCAAATTATGCTTGATCTTGACTTAACAGAAAACACAGTGCAATGGCTAACGACTGTTTTTATGCTGGTCAATGGAATTATGATTCCAATTACTGCTTTTCTAATGGAGACATTTACAACAAGGAAATTATTTATGACTTCCATGTGTGTCTTTTTTATCGGAACAGTGATTTGTGCAATTGCACTGAACTTTCCGATACTGATGTTTGGTAGGATTATTCAAGCAATTGGTGCGGGGATTTTAATGCCATTAATGATGACGGTATTAATCATGATTTTTCCTATCGAACGAAGAGGGACAATTATGGGTACAGTTGGATTAGTTATTTCTTTTGCTCCAGCACTTGCTCCTGTGATTGCTGGTTGGCTGATTGAATTTATTCATTGGAGATTTTTATTCTTAATTGTACTGCCATTAGTTATTATTGATATAATTTTTGCTTATTTTGTTTTGAAAAATGTAATTACCCGTACTTTTCCAAAGGTCGATTTTATCTCGATTGCACTATCTACTATTGGATTTGGAGGGTTGTTATTTGGCTTTAGTACGATTGGTAGTAATGAACAATTTAATTATGTCACATTTGGTGTAATTATTTTAGGGTTTATTTCTCTTGGATTCTTTATCCGCAGACAGTTTATACTCAAACAACCAGTTCTAGAATTTCGAGTTTTTCAAAATAAAACCTTTCGAATCACAACCGTCATTGGCATGGTTGGTTTTATGGGATTGATTTCTTCAGAGACTATTTTACCTATCTATATGCAAAACATGGCAAGCTTTACTGCACTAGATGCAGGAATGATGATGTTACCTGGGGCATTATTAATGGGTTTCTTATCACCAATTGTAGGGAGAATCTTTGACCATATTGGAGCTCGTTGGCTACTTATCATTGGTTTAGGAATTACTACGATAACTACATTACTATTTACCAATCTAAGTGCAGATACGACCCTTACCTATTTAACAGTGGTATTTACGATTCGTATGCTAGGATTATCCATGATCCTAATGCCTGCAACAACGGCAGGTATAAATCAATTACCAAGACATTTGATTCCACATGGCACAGCGATGAATAATACGATGCGACAGGTGGGAGCTTCTATAGGGACCGCATTATTAGTGAGCATGATGACATCGCGCTTTATTATTGGTGATGTTGCTGAAAGTAATACAGAAGCTTTTATTCATGGAGTAAATGTTTCATTCTATGCTGCAACAGCGATTACTTTTATCGCATTTATTCTTGCTTTTTTTGTACGAGATAGAGAAAAACATAGAGTGAAACAAGTAATGAGAAAAGCTGTAGGAGAGGAATAG
- a CDS encoding multidrug resistance efflux transporter family protein produces the protein MRAIFIGILSALFFSVTFILNRMMDLEGGSWIWSASLRFFFMLPMLLLIVGYQKNIKPVLAHLRRYPTQWILWSTVGFGLFYAPLTFASSFGPGWLVAATFQLTIIAGSLLVPFINKSGSKRIPMQSIWISVVIILGIFIMQIEHASSVSWVHMMLCVIPLLISAFAYPLGNRKMMQISNGELTTFQRILGMTIASMPFWIILSVYGLLTEDLPTASQVGQTFIVAISSGVIATGLFFYATELVKNDNQKLAGVEATQSGEVLFALIGELILLSAPLPAVASFIGMALVILGMVLHSISSSKKVPVQKKRSASIS, from the coding sequence ATGAGAGCTATTTTTATCGGTATTTTATCTGCTTTATTTTTCTCAGTAACATTTATTTTGAATCGCATGATGGATCTTGAAGGGGGAAGCTGGATTTGGAGTGCATCCCTAAGATTTTTCTTCATGCTACCAATGTTATTATTGATTGTTGGCTATCAAAAAAATATTAAACCTGTGTTGGCACATTTAAGGCGATATCCTACACAGTGGATTCTTTGGAGCACTGTAGGTTTTGGGCTATTTTATGCACCATTAACCTTTGCCTCAAGCTTTGGGCCAGGTTGGCTTGTTGCTGCTACATTTCAATTAACCATTATTGCTGGTTCTCTATTAGTACCATTTATTAATAAAAGTGGTTCAAAACGGATACCTATGCAAAGCATATGGATTTCCGTCGTTATCATTTTAGGTATATTTATTATGCAAATTGAACATGCGTCCTCTGTTTCTTGGGTTCATATGATGCTTTGTGTCATTCCACTGCTTATCTCGGCATTTGCCTATCCACTAGGAAATCGAAAGATGATGCAAATCTCTAACGGAGAATTAACAACCTTTCAACGTATTTTAGGAATGACTATTGCCAGTATGCCGTTTTGGATTATTTTATCTGTTTATGGACTTTTAACTGAAGATTTACCAACTGCTAGTCAAGTCGGTCAAACTTTCATCGTGGCAATTTCTTCTGGAGTTATTGCGACCGGATTATTCTTTTATGCAACGGAGCTCGTGAAAAATGATAATCAGAAATTAGCTGGTGTCGAAGCGACACAATCTGGAGAAGTATTATTTGCTTTAATTGGCGAGCTTATCTTATTAAGCGCCCCACTTCCAGCTGTGGCTTCCTTTATTGGTATGGCACTCGTGATTTTAGGAATGGTTTTACATAGTATTAGTTCTTCGAAAAAGGTTCCAGTTCAAAAGAAAAGAAGCGCATCTATTTCTTAG
- a CDS encoding DNA-deoxyinosine glycosylase, producing the protein MQRIHSFPAVLPKNPRVLILGSMPSVKSLEKQEYYGNPRNHFWPIMFELFQQKPLETYSEKIAFLKGKKIALWDVIQNCFRQGSLDANIIEEEPNDIFQLLDTFPSLKLIGCNGTKAYQTFQKHFKNLEKYDVEVIQLPSTSPIPGKYTKSFSEKVEAWSIILPYLMG; encoded by the coding sequence ATGCAGAGAATCCATTCTTTTCCAGCTGTATTGCCGAAAAATCCACGCGTACTTATTCTTGGATCTATGCCTAGTGTGAAATCTTTGGAAAAACAGGAGTACTATGGTAACCCACGTAATCACTTTTGGCCAATTATGTTTGAATTATTTCAACAAAAACCGCTAGAAACATACTCAGAAAAAATAGCTTTTCTAAAAGGGAAGAAGATAGCATTATGGGATGTCATTCAAAACTGCTTTCGCCAAGGGAGCTTAGATGCAAATATTATTGAAGAGGAACCTAATGATATATTCCAGCTGTTAGATACATTTCCAAGTCTAAAGCTAATTGGGTGTAATGGTACAAAAGCATATCAAACATTTCAAAAGCATTTTAAAAATCTTGAAAAGTATGATGTAGAGGTTATCCAGCTTCCATCTACAAGTCCAATTCCCGGTAAATACACTAAATCTTTTTCGGAAAAAGTAGAAGCTTGGTCTATTATTTTGCCTTATTTAATGGGGTAA
- a CDS encoding Zn-dependent hydrolase, producing MSMLKEKLLQSYDAKYDIDGIKGERVAQRLHAISEIGLSPANGSNRSGYSKEELAAKQLVIGWMKEAGLEVRQDEAGNVFGRLEGKQNDLPVIMSGSHVDSVPEGGHFDGPLGVIAALEVVEAWKESGYQPIKPYEIVVFSDEEGSRFMSSLQGSKAMMGLEKLEDKLALKDGTGATFTEVLAEVGLDAQKYLQAQRDPQEIDTYVEVHIEQGKRLEKLNLPCGIVTGIAGSCRIEMTFLGKAGHAGNTPMDDRQDALLAASDFVVAINKLPHQYSDSAVATVGKLNVEPNGVNVIAGKVNLFVDTRDIYKDKRDQLVDHILKLSSEIAEKHNVTVEHEEKSRVTPIQISSELQEKLAQSVGKCGIEPFYLPSGAGHDAMIVGSKLPVAMIFVQSKDGVSHNPAEWSELSDCVQSIRVLKTFIEELQENK from the coding sequence ATGAGTATGTTAAAAGAAAAATTATTGCAAAGTTACGATGCGAAATACGATATAGATGGGATTAAAGGAGAGCGAGTAGCTCAGCGTCTTCATGCGATATCAGAAATTGGTCTTAGTCCTGCAAATGGCTCAAATCGTTCTGGATATTCTAAAGAGGAATTGGCTGCGAAACAATTAGTTATCGGCTGGATGAAGGAAGCAGGCTTAGAGGTTCGTCAGGATGAGGCGGGAAATGTTTTTGGACGTCTTGAAGGGAAACAAAATGATTTACCAGTAATTATGAGTGGATCTCATGTAGATAGTGTGCCAGAGGGTGGACATTTTGATGGTCCATTAGGAGTAATTGCTGCATTAGAAGTGGTAGAAGCTTGGAAAGAATCCGGTTATCAACCGATAAAGCCATATGAAATTGTTGTTTTTAGTGATGAAGAAGGATCTCGCTTTATGTCAAGCCTGCAAGGAAGTAAAGCAATGATGGGCTTGGAGAAATTGGAAGATAAATTAGCATTAAAGGATGGAACAGGGGCAACCTTCACGGAAGTATTAGCAGAGGTCGGTTTAGATGCCCAGAAATATTTACAAGCGCAAAGAGATCCACAAGAAATTGATACGTATGTAGAAGTACATATTGAACAAGGAAAACGGTTAGAGAAATTAAACTTGCCTTGTGGAATTGTTACTGGAATTGCTGGCTCTTGTCGTATTGAAATGACTTTTCTTGGAAAAGCAGGACATGCAGGAAATACACCGATGGATGATCGCCAAGATGCGCTATTAGCAGCAAGTGACTTTGTTGTAGCGATTAATAAATTACCACATCAATACAGTGATTCAGCTGTGGCAACAGTAGGGAAATTAAATGTAGAGCCAAATGGTGTGAATGTTATTGCAGGAAAAGTAAATTTATTTGTAGATACTCGTGATATTTACAAAGATAAGCGTGATCAGTTAGTAGATCATATTTTAAAACTTTCTTCAGAAATTGCCGAAAAACATAATGTGACTGTTGAGCATGAAGAGAAGTCACGAGTAACACCAATTCAAATTAGTTCGGAATTACAGGAAAAGCTTGCTCAATCTGTTGGAAAATGTGGAATAGAGCCCTTCTATTTACCAAGTGGTGCTGGTCATGATGCAATGATTGTAGGATCTAAGCTTCCTGTAGCAATGATTTTTGTTCAAAGTAAGGATGGCGTGAGTCATAATCCAGCGGAATGGTCAGAGCTATCTGATTGTGTACAAAGTATTCGCGTATTAAAAACATTTATAGAAGAGCTACAAGAAAATAAATAA